A window of Fundulus heteroclitus isolate FHET01 chromosome 15, MU-UCD_Fhet_4.1, whole genome shotgun sequence contains these coding sequences:
- the itsn2a gene encoding intersectin-2a isoform X1: MNGGSSVWAISPEERGKHDKQFDTLAPVLGYISGEQARKFFLQSGLPASVLAEIWNLADMDSDGKMDRLEFSIAMKLIKLTLQGRNLPSSLPIVMKQQPASNSGSNMSSSTRFGMGSMPNLSVGLSPMPSISTMPVLTPVPANPHLPSLQPLVPVPMTLPLITSLGNSGLPNGTVSLLTSPLVPSNAGTPMSGFSSPMAFSPSPGVSKANSLLELGSSSSNSSSTTSLASNSPKMGSGDWAVPQASRLKYRQQFNTLDKLMSGYLSGPQVRNALLASNLTQTQLATIWSLADVDKDGQLRADEFILAMHLVDMAKTGHPLPLTLPQDLIPPSLRGIKPSELVNGTGPYICPSLMDITEIEPSQKNKNCVSYEDKLKENFARGSAELEKRRLALEDEQRKERERREREERDAQERREREAREQENRRRLEEERRLERQREMERQREEERLRELERKEAAKQEMERQRREEWERTKREELGRRKEAEQEEISRLRAKKKSLELELEAVGNKHRQISDRLRDAQSKRWIQKAEVDLINQKRDARIAEINTLQLEFEDWQRKLSQLVPEQQRLSEKLRNISLKKQPPATLTSLAKSAAESGGNCRRLKDQLDILEKETTDKLAQMEQYNKELKLGDMDDCLLRGLLSLLACLSQLFLLIKELREKQTKQQAVLDDLHRVKEEKLRELQRRREEEMERRRREEAEAARLAKLEEERREQQRREQEKREKEEEEERQRRLQEEQRARQRRKEEEEEEREAQARLRAAQEKVQEEERRRREEEEREKRELEEEMKRKQLEEEKKKKEEQERGAAQLTSYRALYSFVARNGDELSIDADCVIEVDEHTVGEPGWLCGHYRGKRGWFPKSYAEKCPTPPTPERFLAATEETSSLPPLNTRKAVVDAAEDGALSLFSHTSQSSVLLTARAISSWSPTSENHLNPSSDMGGGLLSFSQGDLISVLQQRDEWWLGQLNGTQGWFPKSYVTPDPGGNADADTTDCDSVQLEAEYVALYTYESPETGDLTFDEGDVIMVTEREGEWWRGCIGDQTGLFPSNYVRPVESEASRPGLSSKKPEIVQAVTATEAPMAYQLTLSPGQLIVVRAKNSTGWWLGELQARGKKRQKGWFHSSHVKLMGPSGAKTSLSPLPVCQVIAMYDYAAANQDELSFSKGQLINILDKTNPGWWKGETNGVTGLLPTNYVKMTTESDPSQQCTLDSSSIPEPGDAHGCADLITLDTMTPQERKRQGYIHELIHTEEIYVDDLELVLEVFYKPMSESGRLTEAEMAVIFVNWRELILCNTRLLNALRDRKQTGGENMPVQLIGDLLASELAHMQPYVSFCSSQLNAAALLQSKTHNQPEFKDFLKKVATNYRCRGMPLSSFLLKPMQRLTRYPLLIKNILEHTPDSHEDRGPLREALERAEELCSQVNEAVRDKENADRLEWIQNHVQCEGPIEHLVFSSLTNCLGPRKLLHSGRLFKTKSSRELWAFLFSDFLLLTHSAKPFSSSGSEKLFSAKSNMQLKIYKTPLFLNEVLVKMPADPSSDEPLFHVSHIDRVYTLKTETLSERTAWVQRIKAASEHFIETEKKKREKAYQARSLKTSGIGRLLVTVIEAQELKACKPNGKSNPYCELTMGAQCYTSRPVVDTLNPKWNFNCQFFIKDIYQDVLSITVFEKDQFSPDDFLGRAEVPVATIKKDMESKGAATRRLLLHEVPTGEVSVKLDLQLYEATK; encoded by the exons gtGGTTCCAGTGTTTGGGCCATCAGTCCAGAGGAGAGAGGGAAACATGACAAACAGTTTGACACCCTCGCCCCAGTCCTTGGCTACATCTCAG GGGAACAAGCAAGGAAATTCTTTCTCCAGTCCGGCCTGCCGGCTTCTGTCTTGGCGGAGATCTG GAACCTAGCTGACATGGACAGTGACGGGAAGATGGACAGGTTGGAGTTTTCCATCGCTATGAAGCTCATTAAGCTCACGCTCCAGGGCAGGAACCTGCCCTCATCCTTGCCGATTGTCATGAAGCAACAACCGGCATCCAACAGTGGCTCAAACATGTCTTCATCGACACGGTTTG GAATGGGATCCATGCCAAACCTCTCAGTTGGTCTGTCACCCATGCCAAGTATTTCCACAATGCCCGTTCTAACACCCGTCCCGGCTAATCCTCATTTACCCTCGCTGCAACCGCTGGTGCCGGTGCCAATGACCCTGCCCTTGATCACCTCACTCGGGAACTCGGGGCTCCCCAACGGCACTGTCAGCCTCCTCACCTCGCCACTTGTTCCCAGCAATGCAG GGACCCCGATGTCAGGCTTCTCCTCCCCCATGGCTTTCTCCCCATCTCCGGGTGTGTCGAAAGCCAACTCTCTTTTGGAGCTTGGATCAAGCAG TTCAAACTCGTCCTCCACCACATCCCTGGCCAGCAACTCTCCAAAGATGGGTTCAGGGGACTGGGCCGTTCCACAGGCCTCCCGACTCAAGTACCGGCAGCAGTTCAACACACTCGACAAACTCATGAGCGGCTACTTGTCAG GACCTCAGGTTAGAAACGCACTGCTGGCGTCGAACTTGACCCAAACTCAACTAGCGACCATCTG GAGCCTGGCAGATGTCGATAAGGACGGTCAGCTTCGGGCCGACGAGTTCATTCTGGCCATGCACCTGGTGGACATGGCTAAGACCGGACACCCACTGCCGCTCACCCTGCCGCAGGACCTGATACCCCCCTCCCTCCG aGGGATTAAGCCCAGTGAGCTTGTCAATGGGACGGGGCCCTACATTTGTCCGAGTTTAATGGACATAACAGAGATCGAACCTTCCCAGAAGAACAAGAACTGTG TTTCCTATGAGGACAAGCTGAAGGAGAACTTTGCGCGCGGCAGTGCCGAGCTGGAGAAAAGGCGTCTGGCTTTGGAGGACGAACAGAGGAAGGAGAGGGAGCGCAGGGAGCGGGAAGAGCGGGACGCCCAGGAGCGGAGGGAGAGGGAGGCCAGGGAGCAGGAGAACCGGAGgaggctggaggaggagaggcgGCTGGAGCggcagagagagatggagagacaAAGGGAGGAGGAAAGGCTGAGGGAGCTGGAGAGGAAGGAG GCGGCGAAGCAGGAGATGGAGCGCCAGAGGAGGGAAGAATGGGAGCGCACAAAGAGGGAGGAGCTGGGAAGGAGAAAAGAGGCGGAGCAAGAGGAGATCTCTCGGCTCAGGGCGAAAAAGAAGAGCCTGGAGTTGGAGCTGGAGGCGGTG GGCAACAAGCACAGGCAGATCTCGGACCGCCTCCGCGACGCTCAGAGCAAGAGGTGGATTCAGAAGGCCGAGGTCGACCTCATCAATCAGAAGAGAGACGCCCGCATCGCTGAGATCAACACTCTTCAGCTGGAGTTTGAG GACTGGCAGAGGAAGCTGTCCCAGCTCGTCCCGGAGCAACAGCGGCTGTCTGAGAAGCTGCGTAACATCAGCCTCAAGAAACAGCCCC CGGCCACATTGACATCCCTCGCGAAGAGCGCTGCGGAGTCGGGCGGTAACTGCCGCCGGCTCAAAGaccagctggacatcctggaaAAGGAGACAACGGACAAACTGGCCCAGATGGAGCAGTACAACAAGGAGCTTAAG CTTGGGGATATGGATGACTGCCTCCTGCGAGGCCTTCTCTCCCTGCTGGCCTGCCTCAGCCAGCTCTTCCTCCTCATCAAG GAGCTGCGGGAGAAGCAGACGAAGCAGCAGGCCGTCCTGGATGACCTGCACAGAGTCAAAGAGGAGAAGCTGAGGGAGCTGCAGAGGCGCCgggaggaggagatggagcggaggaggagagaggaagcaGAAGCAGCGAG GCTGGcaaagctggaggaggagaggagagagcaACAGCGGCGGGAGCAAGAGAAGAgggagaaggaggaagaggaggaacgGCAGAGGAGGCtccaggaggagcagagggccagacagaggaggaaggaggaggaggaggaggagagagaggcgCAGGCTCGCCTCCGAGCGGCTCAGGAGAAAGTGcaggaggaggaaaggaggcggcgggaagaggaggagagggagaaaagGGAGCTGGAAGAGGAGATGAAACGGAAACAGTTGgaggaggaaaagaagaagaaagaggagcaggagagaggagcagcgcAGCTAACCTCATACAGAGCTTTGTACTCCTTCGTCGCCCGTAACGGCGATGAGCTGAGTATAGATGCAGACTGTGTCATAGAG GTGGATGAGCACACTGTCGGCGAACCCGGCTGGTTGTGTGGGCACTACAGAGGAAAAAGGGGCTGGTTCCCCAAGAGTTATGCGGAGAAATGTCCTACGCCTCCCACCCCTGAGAGGTTCCTCGCCGCAACAGAGGAAACATCTAGTCTTCCACCTTTAAACACAAG AAAGGCCGTCGTGGATGCGGCAGAGGATGGcgctctttctctcttttcacATACTTCACAG TCTTCGGTTCTTCTCACGGCTCGGGCCATCTCTTCATGGTCGCCCACTTCGGAAAATCATCTCAACCCTTCCTCAGACATGGGCGGTGGTCTGCTGAGCTTCTCGCAGGGTGACCTCATCAGTGTGCTGCAGCAGAGGGACGAATGGTGGTTGGGACAGCTCAACGGGACACAGGGATGGTTCCCCAAAAGCTACGTCACCCCCGACCCAGGTGGCAACGCAGA TGCGGACACGACAGACTGTGATTCTGTTCAGCTAGAGG CAGAGTACGTGGCCCTGTACACATACGAGAGCCCAGAGACCGGCGACTTGACGTTTGATGAAGGAGACGTCATCATGGTGacggagagagaaggagagtgGTGGAGAGGATGCATTGGTGACCAGACGGGATTGTTTCCCTCCAACTACGTCCGACCCGTTGAGTCAGAG GCATCAAGACCTGGACTTTCAAGCAAGAAACCTG AGATTGTTCAGGCTGTCACTGCCACAGAGGCACCCATGGCTTATCAGCTGACTCTGTCTCCTGGACAACTGATTGTGGTCAGGGCCAAAAACTCCACCGGGTGGTGGCTTGGGGAACTGCAG GCACGGGgcaaaaagagacagaaaggcTGGTTTCACTCCTCCCATGTCAAGCTCATGGGGCCCTCCGGTGCCAAGACCTCCCTCTCCCCTCTGCCAG TGTGCCAAGTTATTGCAATGTACGACTACGCTGCCGCTAACCAGGACGAGCTAAGCTTCTCCAAGGGTCAGCTCATCAACATCCTCGACAAGACCAACCCCGGCTGGTGGAAAGGCGAAACCAACGGGGTCACGGGCCTGCTGCCCACCAATTACGTCAAGATGACAACAGAGTCGGACCCCAGTCAGCAAT GTACATTAGATTCCTCGTCCATACCAGAGCCTGGAGATGCTCATG gGTGTGCGGACCTGATCACGTTGGACACTATGACCCCTCaggagaggaagagacaggGTTACATACATGAGCTCATTCACACGGAGGAGATCTACGTGGATGATCTGGAGCTGGTCCTAGAG GTGTTCTACAAGCCCATGTCGGAGTCAGGTCGCCTGACAGAAGCTGAGATGGCAGTGATCTTTGTCAACTGGAGGGAGTTGATTCTGTGCAACACCAGATTGCTCAA CGCTCTGCGGGACCGCAAACAGACAGGAGGGGAGAACATGCCGGTCCAGCTGATCGGAGACCTGTTGGCTTCGGAGCTCGCTCACATGCAGCCGTACGTGAGCTTCTGCTCCAGCCAGCTCAACGCTGCCGCCCTGCTGCAGAGCAAAACCCACAACCAGCCGGAATTTAAAGATTTCCTCAAG AAGGTTGCCACAAACTACCGCTGCAGAGGAATGCCGCTGTCCAGCTTCCTCCTGAAGCCCATGCAGAGACTCACTCGCTACCCTCTGCTAATAAAGAAT ATCCTGGAGCACACCCCGGACAGCCACGAGGACCGCGGGCCCCTGCGAGAGGCCCTGGAGCGAGCCGAGGAGCTGTGCTCTCAGGTCAACGAGGCGGTCAGGGACAAAGAGAATGCCGACCGCCTGGAATGGATACAGAACCACGTTCAGTGTGAGGGGCCGATAGAG CACCTGGTCTTCAGCTCTTTGACCAACTGCCTCGGGCCCCGCAAGCTGCTCCACAGCGGCCGGCTGTTCAAAACCAAAAGCAGCAGAGAGCTGTGGGCTTTCCTCTTCAGCGATTTCCTCCTGCTCACGCACAGCGCCAAGCCCTTCTCCTCCTCGGGGTCAGAAAAACTGTTCAGCGCCAAAAGCAACATGCAGCTGAAGATCTACAAGACG CCGCTGTTTCTCAACGAGGTTTTGGTGAAAATGCCGGCGGACCCGTCCAGCGATGAGCCGCTCTTTCACGTCTCGCACATTGACCGCGTCTACACCCTGAAAACGGAGACCTTAAGCGAGAG GACGGCGTGGGTCCAGAGAATCAAAGCAGCCTCTGAACATTTCATAGAGAcggagaagaaaaagagagagaaggcCTACCAAG CACGCTCCTTAAAGACAAGTGGAATCGGTCGCCTGCTGGTAACGGTCATAGAAGCCCAGGAGCTGAAGGCCTGCAAGCCCAACG GTAAGAGTAATCCGTACTGTGAGCTGACCATGGGGGCTCAGTGCTACACGTCGCGGCCGGTCGTAGACACTCTCAACCCAAAGTGGAACTTCAATTGTCAGTTTTTCATCAAAGACATCTACCAGGACGTCCTGAGTATCACCGTGTTCGAGAAGGACCAGTTCTCGCCTGACG
- the itsn2a gene encoding intersectin-2a isoform X2, translating to MNGGSSVWAISPEERGKHDKQFDTLAPVLGYISGEQARKFFLQSGLPASVLAEIWNLADMDSDGKMDRLEFSIAMKLIKLTLQGRNLPSSLPIVMKQQPASNSGSNMSSSTRFGMGSMPNLSVGLSPMPSISTMPVLTPVPANPHLPSLQPLVPVPMTLPLITSLGNSGLPNGTVSLLTSPLVPSNAGTPMSGFSSPMAFSPSPGVSKANSLLELGSSSSNSSSTTSLASNSPKMGSGDWAVPQASRLKYRQQFNTLDKLMSGYLSGPQVRNALLASNLTQTQLATIWSLADVDKDGQLRADEFILAMHLVDMAKTGHPLPLTLPQDLIPPSLRGIKPSELVNGTGPYICPSLMDITEIEPSQKNKNCVSYEDKLKENFARGSAELEKRRLALEDEQRKERERREREERDAQERREREAREQENRRRLEEERRLERQREMERQREEERLRELERKEAAKQEMERQRREEWERTKREELGRRKEAEQEEISRLRAKKKSLELELEAVGNKHRQISDRLRDAQSKRWIQKAEVDLINQKRDARIAEINTLQLEFEDWQRKLSQLVPEQQRLSEKLRNISLKKQPPATLTSLAKSAAESGGNCRRLKDQLDILEKETTDKLAQMEQYNKELKLGDMDDCLLRGLLSLLACLSQLFLLIKELREKQTKQQAVLDDLHRVKEEKLRELQRRREEEMERRRREEAEAARLAKLEEERREQQRREQEKREKEEEEERQRRLQEEQRARQRRKEEEEEEREAQARLRAAQEKVQEEERRRREEEEREKRELEEEMKRKQLEEEKKKKEEQERGAAQLTSYRALYSFVARNGDELSIDADCVIEVDEHTVGEPGWLCGHYRGKRGWFPKSYAEKCPTPPTPERFLAATEETSSLPPLNTRKAVVDAAEDGALSLFSHTSQSSVLLTARAISSWSPTSENHLNPSSDMGGGLLSFSQGDLISVLQQRDEWWLGQLNGTQGWFPKSYVTPDPGGNADADTTDCDSVQLEEYVALYTYESPETGDLTFDEGDVIMVTEREGEWWRGCIGDQTGLFPSNYVRPVESEASRPGLSSKKPEIVQAVTATEAPMAYQLTLSPGQLIVVRAKNSTGWWLGELQARGKKRQKGWFHSSHVKLMGPSGAKTSLSPLPVCQVIAMYDYAAANQDELSFSKGQLINILDKTNPGWWKGETNGVTGLLPTNYVKMTTESDPSQQCTLDSSSIPEPGDAHGCADLITLDTMTPQERKRQGYIHELIHTEEIYVDDLELVLEVFYKPMSESGRLTEAEMAVIFVNWRELILCNTRLLNALRDRKQTGGENMPVQLIGDLLASELAHMQPYVSFCSSQLNAAALLQSKTHNQPEFKDFLKKVATNYRCRGMPLSSFLLKPMQRLTRYPLLIKNILEHTPDSHEDRGPLREALERAEELCSQVNEAVRDKENADRLEWIQNHVQCEGPIEHLVFSSLTNCLGPRKLLHSGRLFKTKSSRELWAFLFSDFLLLTHSAKPFSSSGSEKLFSAKSNMQLKIYKTPLFLNEVLVKMPADPSSDEPLFHVSHIDRVYTLKTETLSERTAWVQRIKAASEHFIETEKKKREKAYQARSLKTSGIGRLLVTVIEAQELKACKPNGKSNPYCELTMGAQCYTSRPVVDTLNPKWNFNCQFFIKDIYQDVLSITVFEKDQFSPDDFLGRAEVPVATIKKDMESKGAATRRLLLHEVPTGEVSVKLDLQLYEATK from the exons gtGGTTCCAGTGTTTGGGCCATCAGTCCAGAGGAGAGAGGGAAACATGACAAACAGTTTGACACCCTCGCCCCAGTCCTTGGCTACATCTCAG GGGAACAAGCAAGGAAATTCTTTCTCCAGTCCGGCCTGCCGGCTTCTGTCTTGGCGGAGATCTG GAACCTAGCTGACATGGACAGTGACGGGAAGATGGACAGGTTGGAGTTTTCCATCGCTATGAAGCTCATTAAGCTCACGCTCCAGGGCAGGAACCTGCCCTCATCCTTGCCGATTGTCATGAAGCAACAACCGGCATCCAACAGTGGCTCAAACATGTCTTCATCGACACGGTTTG GAATGGGATCCATGCCAAACCTCTCAGTTGGTCTGTCACCCATGCCAAGTATTTCCACAATGCCCGTTCTAACACCCGTCCCGGCTAATCCTCATTTACCCTCGCTGCAACCGCTGGTGCCGGTGCCAATGACCCTGCCCTTGATCACCTCACTCGGGAACTCGGGGCTCCCCAACGGCACTGTCAGCCTCCTCACCTCGCCACTTGTTCCCAGCAATGCAG GGACCCCGATGTCAGGCTTCTCCTCCCCCATGGCTTTCTCCCCATCTCCGGGTGTGTCGAAAGCCAACTCTCTTTTGGAGCTTGGATCAAGCAG TTCAAACTCGTCCTCCACCACATCCCTGGCCAGCAACTCTCCAAAGATGGGTTCAGGGGACTGGGCCGTTCCACAGGCCTCCCGACTCAAGTACCGGCAGCAGTTCAACACACTCGACAAACTCATGAGCGGCTACTTGTCAG GACCTCAGGTTAGAAACGCACTGCTGGCGTCGAACTTGACCCAAACTCAACTAGCGACCATCTG GAGCCTGGCAGATGTCGATAAGGACGGTCAGCTTCGGGCCGACGAGTTCATTCTGGCCATGCACCTGGTGGACATGGCTAAGACCGGACACCCACTGCCGCTCACCCTGCCGCAGGACCTGATACCCCCCTCCCTCCG aGGGATTAAGCCCAGTGAGCTTGTCAATGGGACGGGGCCCTACATTTGTCCGAGTTTAATGGACATAACAGAGATCGAACCTTCCCAGAAGAACAAGAACTGTG TTTCCTATGAGGACAAGCTGAAGGAGAACTTTGCGCGCGGCAGTGCCGAGCTGGAGAAAAGGCGTCTGGCTTTGGAGGACGAACAGAGGAAGGAGAGGGAGCGCAGGGAGCGGGAAGAGCGGGACGCCCAGGAGCGGAGGGAGAGGGAGGCCAGGGAGCAGGAGAACCGGAGgaggctggaggaggagaggcgGCTGGAGCggcagagagagatggagagacaAAGGGAGGAGGAAAGGCTGAGGGAGCTGGAGAGGAAGGAG GCGGCGAAGCAGGAGATGGAGCGCCAGAGGAGGGAAGAATGGGAGCGCACAAAGAGGGAGGAGCTGGGAAGGAGAAAAGAGGCGGAGCAAGAGGAGATCTCTCGGCTCAGGGCGAAAAAGAAGAGCCTGGAGTTGGAGCTGGAGGCGGTG GGCAACAAGCACAGGCAGATCTCGGACCGCCTCCGCGACGCTCAGAGCAAGAGGTGGATTCAGAAGGCCGAGGTCGACCTCATCAATCAGAAGAGAGACGCCCGCATCGCTGAGATCAACACTCTTCAGCTGGAGTTTGAG GACTGGCAGAGGAAGCTGTCCCAGCTCGTCCCGGAGCAACAGCGGCTGTCTGAGAAGCTGCGTAACATCAGCCTCAAGAAACAGCCCC CGGCCACATTGACATCCCTCGCGAAGAGCGCTGCGGAGTCGGGCGGTAACTGCCGCCGGCTCAAAGaccagctggacatcctggaaAAGGAGACAACGGACAAACTGGCCCAGATGGAGCAGTACAACAAGGAGCTTAAG CTTGGGGATATGGATGACTGCCTCCTGCGAGGCCTTCTCTCCCTGCTGGCCTGCCTCAGCCAGCTCTTCCTCCTCATCAAG GAGCTGCGGGAGAAGCAGACGAAGCAGCAGGCCGTCCTGGATGACCTGCACAGAGTCAAAGAGGAGAAGCTGAGGGAGCTGCAGAGGCGCCgggaggaggagatggagcggaggaggagagaggaagcaGAAGCAGCGAG GCTGGcaaagctggaggaggagaggagagagcaACAGCGGCGGGAGCAAGAGAAGAgggagaaggaggaagaggaggaacgGCAGAGGAGGCtccaggaggagcagagggccagacagaggaggaaggaggaggaggaggaggagagagaggcgCAGGCTCGCCTCCGAGCGGCTCAGGAGAAAGTGcaggaggaggaaaggaggcggcgggaagaggaggagagggagaaaagGGAGCTGGAAGAGGAGATGAAACGGAAACAGTTGgaggaggaaaagaagaagaaagaggagcaggagagaggagcagcgcAGCTAACCTCATACAGAGCTTTGTACTCCTTCGTCGCCCGTAACGGCGATGAGCTGAGTATAGATGCAGACTGTGTCATAGAG GTGGATGAGCACACTGTCGGCGAACCCGGCTGGTTGTGTGGGCACTACAGAGGAAAAAGGGGCTGGTTCCCCAAGAGTTATGCGGAGAAATGTCCTACGCCTCCCACCCCTGAGAGGTTCCTCGCCGCAACAGAGGAAACATCTAGTCTTCCACCTTTAAACACAAG AAAGGCCGTCGTGGATGCGGCAGAGGATGGcgctctttctctcttttcacATACTTCACAG TCTTCGGTTCTTCTCACGGCTCGGGCCATCTCTTCATGGTCGCCCACTTCGGAAAATCATCTCAACCCTTCCTCAGACATGGGCGGTGGTCTGCTGAGCTTCTCGCAGGGTGACCTCATCAGTGTGCTGCAGCAGAGGGACGAATGGTGGTTGGGACAGCTCAACGGGACACAGGGATGGTTCCCCAAAAGCTACGTCACCCCCGACCCAGGTGGCAACGCAGA TGCGGACACGACAGACTGTGATTCTGTTCAGCTAGAGG AGTACGTGGCCCTGTACACATACGAGAGCCCAGAGACCGGCGACTTGACGTTTGATGAAGGAGACGTCATCATGGTGacggagagagaaggagagtgGTGGAGAGGATGCATTGGTGACCAGACGGGATTGTTTCCCTCCAACTACGTCCGACCCGTTGAGTCAGAG GCATCAAGACCTGGACTTTCAAGCAAGAAACCTG AGATTGTTCAGGCTGTCACTGCCACAGAGGCACCCATGGCTTATCAGCTGACTCTGTCTCCTGGACAACTGATTGTGGTCAGGGCCAAAAACTCCACCGGGTGGTGGCTTGGGGAACTGCAG GCACGGGgcaaaaagagacagaaaggcTGGTTTCACTCCTCCCATGTCAAGCTCATGGGGCCCTCCGGTGCCAAGACCTCCCTCTCCCCTCTGCCAG TGTGCCAAGTTATTGCAATGTACGACTACGCTGCCGCTAACCAGGACGAGCTAAGCTTCTCCAAGGGTCAGCTCATCAACATCCTCGACAAGACCAACCCCGGCTGGTGGAAAGGCGAAACCAACGGGGTCACGGGCCTGCTGCCCACCAATTACGTCAAGATGACAACAGAGTCGGACCCCAGTCAGCAAT GTACATTAGATTCCTCGTCCATACCAGAGCCTGGAGATGCTCATG gGTGTGCGGACCTGATCACGTTGGACACTATGACCCCTCaggagaggaagagacaggGTTACATACATGAGCTCATTCACACGGAGGAGATCTACGTGGATGATCTGGAGCTGGTCCTAGAG GTGTTCTACAAGCCCATGTCGGAGTCAGGTCGCCTGACAGAAGCTGAGATGGCAGTGATCTTTGTCAACTGGAGGGAGTTGATTCTGTGCAACACCAGATTGCTCAA CGCTCTGCGGGACCGCAAACAGACAGGAGGGGAGAACATGCCGGTCCAGCTGATCGGAGACCTGTTGGCTTCGGAGCTCGCTCACATGCAGCCGTACGTGAGCTTCTGCTCCAGCCAGCTCAACGCTGCCGCCCTGCTGCAGAGCAAAACCCACAACCAGCCGGAATTTAAAGATTTCCTCAAG AAGGTTGCCACAAACTACCGCTGCAGAGGAATGCCGCTGTCCAGCTTCCTCCTGAAGCCCATGCAGAGACTCACTCGCTACCCTCTGCTAATAAAGAAT ATCCTGGAGCACACCCCGGACAGCCACGAGGACCGCGGGCCCCTGCGAGAGGCCCTGGAGCGAGCCGAGGAGCTGTGCTCTCAGGTCAACGAGGCGGTCAGGGACAAAGAGAATGCCGACCGCCTGGAATGGATACAGAACCACGTTCAGTGTGAGGGGCCGATAGAG CACCTGGTCTTCAGCTCTTTGACCAACTGCCTCGGGCCCCGCAAGCTGCTCCACAGCGGCCGGCTGTTCAAAACCAAAAGCAGCAGAGAGCTGTGGGCTTTCCTCTTCAGCGATTTCCTCCTGCTCACGCACAGCGCCAAGCCCTTCTCCTCCTCGGGGTCAGAAAAACTGTTCAGCGCCAAAAGCAACATGCAGCTGAAGATCTACAAGACG CCGCTGTTTCTCAACGAGGTTTTGGTGAAAATGCCGGCGGACCCGTCCAGCGATGAGCCGCTCTTTCACGTCTCGCACATTGACCGCGTCTACACCCTGAAAACGGAGACCTTAAGCGAGAG GACGGCGTGGGTCCAGAGAATCAAAGCAGCCTCTGAACATTTCATAGAGAcggagaagaaaaagagagagaaggcCTACCAAG CACGCTCCTTAAAGACAAGTGGAATCGGTCGCCTGCTGGTAACGGTCATAGAAGCCCAGGAGCTGAAGGCCTGCAAGCCCAACG GTAAGAGTAATCCGTACTGTGAGCTGACCATGGGGGCTCAGTGCTACACGTCGCGGCCGGTCGTAGACACTCTCAACCCAAAGTGGAACTTCAATTGTCAGTTTTTCATCAAAGACATCTACCAGGACGTCCTGAGTATCACCGTGTTCGAGAAGGACCAGTTCTCGCCTGACG